A genome region from Pygocentrus nattereri isolate fPygNat1 chromosome 6, fPygNat1.pri, whole genome shotgun sequence includes the following:
- the abcb11a gene encoding bile salt export pump isoform X3 has protein sequence MKEAHQSRELQFVQASEVDEAAEKRKKSDKNKEKNLGVGFFQLFRFATWVDVVMMVVGGLCALVHGAASPLMLLVYSMMTNTFVAYELEVQELADPNKTCINNTVTWTNGSVVEQEDNKTVSCGVDIEAQMTMFAYYYVGIGLGVLIVSYCQIYFWVSAAARQTQRIRKKYFRKIMCMEIGWFDCTSVGELNTRISDDINKINSAIADQVAIFIERFSTFIFGFLVGFVGGWKLTLVVIAVSPLIGLAAGLMAMGVARLTGRELQAYAKAGAVADEVLSSIRTVAAFGGEDKETDRYYLMSVIVFACLRCIKAMYEEGIFVVSRYDRNLEEAQTWGVKKGAIIGIFQGYLWCIIFFCYALAFWYGSKLVIETKELTPGTLIQVFFGVLMGAVNLGQASPCLEAFASGRAAAKSIFDTIDRMPEIDCFSEDGHKLERVKGDIEFHGVEFNYPSRPDVKILDDLNLVVKAGETTAFVGPSGSGKSTALQLIQRFYDPKHGMVTLDDHDIRSLNIQWLRSLIGIVEQEPVLFATTISENIRFGRTGVTMEEIIQASKDANAYNFIMDLPQKFDTLVGEGGGQMSGGQKQRIAIARALVRNPKILLLDMATSALDNESEATVQEALDKARIGRTTISIAHRLSTIRNADVIVGFEHGCAVERGSHSELLDRKGVYFTLVTLQNQGNVSNQKTSNTSDTVVLEDDGIEQTRGFCRGSYQSSLRQSLRMRTQSQMSNNLIDAISGELRLRTDSFKVETPEDEEKFDDHSEQSTESAPVARILKYNQPEWPYMFLGSLGAAVNGSVNPIYALLFSQILGTFAIRDLDEQRQQINGICILFVIVGCISFFSQLLQGYAFAKSGELLTRRLRKIGFQAMLKQEIGWFDDPRNSPGALTTRLATDASMVQGATGSQIGMIVNSLTNIGAAFIIAYYFSWKLSLVVTCFLPLIGLSGVFQAKMLTGLANEDKKAMEAAGQ, from the exons ATGAAGGAAGCTCATCAGAGCAGAGAGCTCCAATTTGTGCAAGCAAGTGAAGTTGACGAAG CCGCTGAAAAAAG GAAAAAGagtgacaaaaacaaagaaaaaaatctaggAGTTGGATTTTTTCAACTGTTCCGCTTTGCTACATGGGTAGACGTTGTGATGATGGTGGTCGGGGGCTTGTGTGCGCTCGTCCATGGGGCTGCCTCCCCGCTCATGCTGCTTGTCTATAGCATGATGACCAACACCTTTGTGGCCTATGAGCTGGAGGTCCAGGAACTAGCTGATCCCAACAAAACCTGCATCAATAACACTGTGACTTGGACTAATGGGTCTGTGGTGGAGCAGGAGGATAATAAAACTGTAAGCTGTGG TGTGGATATTGAGGCACAAATGACCATGTTTGCTTATTACTATGTTGGCATTGGATTGGGAGTGCTAATTGTTAGCTACTGtcag atttatttctGGGTTTCTGCAGCTGCAAGGCAAACACAaagaatcagaaaaaaatacttcagGAAAATCATGTGCATGGAGATTGGCTGGTTTGACTGCACGTCTGTTGGGGAGCTGAACACAAGGATATCTGA TGACATTAATAAAATCAACAGTGCAATAGCAGACCAGGTAGCCATCTTCATTGAAAGGTTCTCAACATTCATCTTTGGCTTTCTGGTGGGCTTTGTTGGAGGATGGAAACTTACATTGGTTGTAATTGCAGTGAGCCCTCTGATTGGACTGGCTGCAGGACTAATGGCCAtg GGGGTTGCGAGACTGACAGGTCGTGAGCTACAGGCCTACGCTAAAGCTGGAGCTGTAGCTGATGAAGTTCTTTCTTCCATCAGAACAGTAGCAGCCTTTGGAGGAGAGGATAAGGAGACTGATAGGTACTATCTAATGTCTGTTATTGTCTTTGCCTGTCTCAGGTGTATCAAAGCAATGTATGAAGAAGGTATTTTTGTTGTCTCCAGATATGACAGGAACCTTGAAGAGGCTCAGACTTGGGGGGTAAAGAAAGGGGCAATCATTGGCATATTTCAGGGTTACCTGTGGTGTATCATCTTCTTCTGTTATGCCCTAGCGTTTTGGTATGGCTCCAAGCTTGTCATTGAGACAAAGGAGCTCACACCTGGAACCCTCATCCAG GTGTTTTTTGGAGTACTTATGGGAGCCGTGAATCTGGGTCAGGCATCCCCATGTCTAGAGGCTTTTGCTTCTGGTCGTGCTGCAGCCAAGAGTATCTTTGACACCATTGACAGA ATGCCAGAAATTGATTGTTTCTCAGAGGATGGGCACAAATTAGAGAGGGTGAAAGGTGACATTGAATTCCATGGTGTTGAGTTCAACTATCCCTCCAGACCTGACGTGAAG ATTTTAGATGATTTAAATTTGGTGGTTAAAGCTGGGGAGACAACGGCATTTGTTGGACCTAGCGGATCTGGCAAAAGTACAGCACTTCAACTCATTCAGAGATTTTATGATCCCAAACATGGAATG GTTACCCTGGATGACCATGACATTAGGAGCCTGAATATTCAGTGGCTGCGGTCCCTGATAGGCATCGTAGAGCAAGAGCCTGTTCTCTTTGCCACCACTATCTCGGAGAACATTCGCTTTGGCAGAACAGGAGTCACCATGGAGGAGATCATACAAGCTTCCAAAGACGCCAATGCTTACAACTTTATCATGGACTTGCCACAG AAATTCGATACACTAGTTGGAGAAGGCGGGGGACAGATGAGCGGTGGGCAGAAGCAAAGGATTGCAATCGCTCGAGCTCTGGTTAGAAACCCCAAAATCCTACTGCTAGACATGGCCACATCAGCCCTGGACAATGAGAGTGAAGCTACTGTGCAAGAGGCTCTTGACAAG gctCGCATAGGCAGAACCACAATTTCTATTGCTCATCGTCTGTCTACGATCCGTAATGCTGACGTGATTGTGGGCTTTGAGCATGGCTGTGCTGTGGAGAGGGGCTCACACAGTGAACTGCTGGACAGGAAAGGAGTCTACTTCACTCTCGTCACGCTCCAGAACCAAGGAAATGTTTCCAATCAGAAAACAAGCAACA CATCTGATACTGTCGTCCTTGAAGATGATGGAATTGAACAAACAAGAGGTTTCTGCAGGGGAAGCTATCAGTCTAGTTTAAG ACAATCCTTGCGAATGAGGACACAGTCTCAAATGTCAAATAACCTCATTGATGCCATCTCTGGAGAACTGAGGCTGAGAACTGACAGTTTCAAAGTAGAGACACCTGAGGATGAAGAG AAATTTGATGATCATTCAGAGCAGTCAACTGAATCAGCACCTGTGGCTCGAATTCTGAAATACAACCAACCTGAGTGGCCATACATGTTCTTGGGATCTTTAGGAGCAGCTGTGAATGGATCTGTTAATCCTATCTATGCCCTCTTGTTCAGCCAAATTTTGGGG ACATTTGCTATCAGAGACCTGGATGAGCAGAGACAACAGATTAATGGGATTTGCATTCTTTTTGTCATTGTGGGATGTATAAGTTTCTTCTCACAGCTCCTACAA GGCTATGCTTTTGCTAAGTCTGGGGAGCTACTGACTCGCAGGCTGAGGAAGATTGGTTTCCAGGCCATGCTTAAGCAGGAGATTGGATGGTTTGATGATCCTAGAAACAGTCCTGGAGCTCTTACCACTAGACTGGCTACTGATGCATCCATGGTGCAAGGG GCTACCGGCTCTCAGATTGGCATGATTGTTAACTCACTGACCAACATTGGAGCAGCATTCATCATTGCGTACTACTTCAGCTGGAAACTGAGTCTGGTAGTGACCTGCTTCCTCCCACTGATTGGCCTTTCCGGGGTCTTTCAGGCCAAAATGCTGACTGGATTGGCTAATGAGGACAAGAAAGCAATGGAGGCAGCAGGACAG TGA